A region from the Achromobacter seleniivolatilans genome encodes:
- a CDS encoding TonB-dependent receptor: MNFPTLPVEAGAPLRAFALRPLVLTCLLALPYAAQAQTAPGATTLSPVVITANPLGSDALATPSTVLQGQDLDLRRGSNLGETLNGLPGVSTTSYGPMVGRPIIRGLDGDRIRLLNNGVGSLDASALSFDHAVPQDPLSTNRVEILRGPAALLYGGNAIGGVVNTLDNRIPTEPIDGIHGDVGGSYGGANNDRNGAVQLEGGDGTFAIHADVFGRKTGTLRIPGYASTAQQRALDGPDADQARDRLPNSDGQASGGALGMSWTGEHGYAGLSYSGYDSNYGSVAEEDVRIKMHQERFGLAGELRDLNGPFTSIKLNFAYTDYQHKEIEDGETGTIFKNRGYEARIEARHADIGPLHGVVGLQLGQTRFSALGDEALVPTTDTDSAALFALEEWTVTDRLTLSAGARMDHTRLNPAGGGNARFDDSTQRTFNAGSFSLGGIYKLDSVWSVAANGAYTERAPTFYELYANGPHAATGQYLVGDQNLGKERAWSGDLSLRYKNDTDKASVGVFYSSFANYLAETNTGRYRNDDGDVVAAGSDGALPEARYQGVSARLYGLEAESVTRVLQRDGHALDLGLSGDYTVSRNRDTGRSLPRIPPLRLRVALDYGYGPYSAGVSVSKAFAQHDHPANDTSTPGYYSLDVSAGYRFKTTGVQWQTYVRGINLTNQDIRYATSVLRDVAPQGGRAVMVGLRGSF, from the coding sequence ATGAATTTCCCGACCTTGCCTGTCGAGGCTGGCGCGCCCCTGCGCGCGTTCGCCCTGCGTCCGCTTGTCCTGACCTGCCTGCTTGCTCTGCCCTATGCCGCCCAAGCGCAAACCGCGCCCGGCGCCACCACCCTGTCGCCTGTCGTCATCACCGCCAACCCCCTGGGCAGCGATGCGCTGGCAACGCCATCCACCGTATTACAGGGCCAGGACCTGGATTTACGGCGCGGCTCCAATCTGGGCGAGACCCTCAATGGACTGCCCGGCGTATCCACCACAAGCTACGGCCCCATGGTGGGCCGCCCCATCATCCGCGGGCTGGACGGCGATCGTATCCGGCTGCTGAACAATGGCGTCGGATCGTTGGACGCATCGGCACTGTCGTTTGACCACGCCGTGCCGCAAGACCCCTTGTCGACAAACCGCGTGGAAATCCTGCGCGGCCCCGCCGCACTGCTATACGGCGGCAACGCCATTGGCGGTGTCGTCAACACACTGGACAACCGCATCCCGACAGAACCCATCGACGGCATCCATGGCGACGTGGGCGGCAGCTATGGCGGCGCCAACAATGACCGCAATGGCGCCGTACAGCTGGAAGGCGGCGATGGCACTTTTGCGATCCACGCCGACGTCTTTGGCCGCAAGACCGGCACCCTGCGCATTCCTGGCTACGCTAGTACGGCGCAGCAACGCGCCCTCGACGGTCCCGATGCGGATCAAGCGCGCGACCGGCTGCCCAACAGCGATGGGCAGGCCAGTGGCGGCGCATTAGGTATGTCGTGGACGGGCGAACATGGTTATGCGGGCCTGTCCTACAGCGGCTACGACTCCAACTATGGTTCGGTCGCCGAAGAAGATGTGCGCATCAAGATGCACCAGGAACGCTTCGGCCTGGCCGGTGAATTGCGGGATTTGAATGGCCCGTTCACCAGCATCAAGCTGAATTTTGCGTACACCGACTACCAGCACAAGGAAATCGAAGACGGCGAAACCGGCACTATCTTCAAAAACCGGGGCTACGAGGCTCGCATTGAAGCGCGCCATGCCGACATCGGCCCGCTGCATGGGGTCGTTGGCCTGCAATTGGGCCAGACACGCTTTTCGGCATTGGGCGATGAAGCGCTGGTGCCCACCACCGATACGGACTCCGCTGCCCTGTTCGCACTAGAGGAATGGACGGTAACCGACAGGCTGACCCTGTCGGCCGGCGCCCGCATGGACCACACGCGCCTGAACCCGGCTGGCGGCGGCAATGCTCGATTCGACGATTCAACCCAGCGGACATTCAACGCAGGCAGCTTCTCGCTGGGCGGCATCTACAAACTGGACAGTGTTTGGTCAGTAGCGGCCAACGGCGCCTATACGGAACGCGCCCCCACGTTCTATGAGCTGTATGCCAACGGCCCTCACGCGGCTACCGGCCAGTACCTGGTTGGAGACCAGAATCTGGGCAAGGAGCGCGCATGGTCTGGCGACCTGTCGTTGCGCTACAAGAACGACACCGACAAAGCGAGCGTTGGCGTCTTCTACAGCAGCTTTGCGAACTACCTGGCCGAAACCAACACCGGACGGTATCGCAATGACGACGGCGACGTGGTGGCGGCAGGCAGCGATGGCGCGTTGCCCGAAGCCCGCTACCAAGGCGTATCCGCCCGCCTGTACGGACTGGAAGCCGAAAGCGTCACTCGTGTTTTGCAACGCGATGGCCACGCCCTGGACCTGGGTCTGTCCGGCGATTACACCGTCTCGCGCAACCGCGACACCGGGCGCTCGCTGCCACGGATTCCGCCGCTGCGCCTGCGCGTCGCGCTGGACTATGGCTACGGTCCGTACAGTGCTGGCGTCAGCGTGTCCAAGGCGTTTGCACAGCATGACCATCCCGCCAACGACACGTCCACGCCCGGCTACTACAGCCTGGATGTCAGCGCCGGCTACCGGTTCAAGACGACCGGGGTGCAATGGCAAACCTATGTGCGCGGCATCAACCTGACGAATCAAGACATCCGCTACGCCACATCGGTGCTGCGCGATGTGGCGCCCCAAGGTGGTCGAGCCGTCATGGTCGGTTTGCGCGGAAGCTTCTAA